Proteins encoded by one window of Verrucomicrobiia bacterium:
- a CDS encoding MraY family glycosyltransferase, producing the protein MSFPFNVYVAAFATAFVTTFASLPLWARCCIRIGLIDEPGHRKIHDHTIPLAGGLAVLTGIALPCLAGALALRLGWLPSNAEAAMHHGIMRRAPQLWAILFGAFGMTTLGILDDRHELRPLPKFVGQLFVASVVALAGVRITLFVPSPAFSFAVTVLWTLALINALNFMDNMNGLCAGLGGLAAFFFALLAASDGQYLVAALGLLIAGTLTGFLPHNFPRARAFLGDAGSHLVGYLLAVLAILPHFYTQQKPRPLAVLTPLLVLAVPLADLVNVVLIRTWHRKPFYVGDNNHLSHRLVRRGLSNTSAVLVIWLVAALCGALACWINR; encoded by the coding sequence ATGAGTTTTCCCTTCAACGTGTATGTGGCCGCATTTGCGACGGCGTTTGTGACAACGTTCGCCAGCCTGCCGCTGTGGGCTCGCTGCTGCATCCGAATTGGTCTGATAGATGAACCGGGGCACCGCAAAATCCATGATCACACCATCCCGCTGGCCGGCGGACTGGCAGTCCTCACCGGGATCGCTCTCCCGTGCTTGGCGGGCGCGCTGGCGCTGCGCCTTGGCTGGCTGCCGTCCAACGCCGAAGCGGCCATGCATCACGGCATCATGCGCCGGGCGCCGCAGTTGTGGGCCATCCTGTTCGGTGCGTTTGGCATGACGACGCTGGGCATTTTGGACGACCGGCATGAATTGCGGCCGTTACCGAAGTTTGTGGGGCAATTGTTCGTGGCGTCGGTCGTCGCACTCGCGGGCGTGCGCATCACGTTGTTTGTGCCCAGCCCGGCTTTCAGCTTTGCGGTGACGGTGCTCTGGACCCTTGCCCTTATCAACGCGCTCAACTTCATGGACAACATGAATGGCCTCTGCGCGGGGCTGGGCGGCTTGGCGGCCTTTTTCTTCGCCCTGCTCGCCGCGTCGGACGGGCAATATCTGGTGGCAGCCCTGGGACTTTTGATTGCCGGAACGCTGACCGGATTTCTGCCGCATAATTTTCCGCGAGCCCGCGCCTTTCTTGGCGATGCCGGCAGCCATCTGGTCGGCTATCTGCTGGCCGTGCTGGCAATTTTGCCGCATTTCTACACCCAGCAAAAACCACGGCCGCTGGCGGTCCTGACTCCCCTGCTCGTGCTGGCCGTGCCGTTGGCGGACCTGGTGAACGTGGTGCTTATTCGGACGTGGCATCGGAAGCCCTTTTACGTGGGCGACAACAATCACCTGTCGCATCGTCTGGTGCGCCGCGGTTTGTCCAATACCTCGGCTGTGCTGGTGATCTGGTTGGTGGCGGCGCTTTGCGGCGCCCTCGCCTGCTGGATCAACCGCTGA
- a CDS encoding glycosyltransferase family 4 protein produces MRVAHVITRLIVGGAQENTIASVVGLRLQAACEATLISGPSCGAEGSLESSVREQGVPLTIVPDLVRPVHPLRDGQALRALTRQFTAQKPDIVHTHSGKAGVLGRLAAARAQVPVIVHTIHGPSFGSWQNPLANWLFTVAERRAARVTTHFVSVADAMTAQYLRAGIGSPARFTTIRSGFDLEPFLRADNAPALRAELGLASDDIVVGKIARLFKLKGHADLLAVAPELIRREPRIKLLLLGDGPWRSKFEAQAAALGIRDRVIFAGLVPPQRVAQYVGLMDLLVHLSRREGLPRALPQALAAARPVVAFDADGAREVCRDGETGFLIAVGDQARLRESILRLAADPGLRARFGHAGRALVREQFSTVRMVEQIFALYQQLLKQTSNR; encoded by the coding sequence ATGAGAGTCGCCCACGTCATCACGCGGCTCATCGTCGGCGGCGCACAGGAAAACACCATCGCGAGCGTCGTCGGCCTGCGGCTGCAAGCAGCGTGCGAGGCAACGCTCATTTCCGGCCCCAGCTGTGGTGCGGAAGGCAGCTTGGAATCCTCCGTGCGCGAACAGGGCGTGCCCTTGACCATTGTGCCCGATCTTGTTCGGCCCGTTCATCCACTTCGGGACGGGCAGGCGTTGCGCGCCCTCACCCGCCAGTTCACCGCACAGAAGCCGGACATCGTCCACACCCACAGCGGCAAGGCGGGCGTGCTCGGCCGGCTGGCCGCCGCGCGGGCCCAGGTGCCGGTCATCGTGCACACCATTCACGGTCCATCCTTCGGCTCGTGGCAAAATCCGCTGGCGAACTGGCTTTTTACCGTGGCCGAACGTCGCGCCGCCCGCGTGACCACGCATTTTGTTTCTGTGGCGGACGCAATGACCGCCCAATACCTGCGCGCCGGCATTGGCTCCCCTGCCCGTTTCACCACCATTCGCAGCGGGTTTGATCTGGAACCTTTCCTGCGCGCCGACAATGCGCCGGCGTTGCGTGCGGAACTCGGTTTGGCGTCGGACGACATCGTCGTGGGCAAGATCGCCCGGCTATTCAAACTCAAGGGGCATGCTGACCTGCTCGCCGTGGCGCCCGAATTGATTCGCCGGGAGCCGCGCATAAAGTTGCTGTTACTGGGCGATGGTCCATGGCGCAGCAAGTTTGAAGCGCAGGCTGCCGCCTTGGGAATCCGCGACCGCGTGATCTTCGCCGGACTGGTGCCGCCGCAACGCGTGGCTCAATATGTGGGCCTCATGGATTTGCTGGTGCACCTTTCCCGCCGCGAGGGGCTGCCACGTGCCCTGCCCCAGGCGCTGGCCGCGGCCAGGCCAGTGGTGGCCTTTGATGCCGATGGTGCCCGCGAAGTCTGTCGCGACGGCGAAACCGGCTTTCTGATTGCCGTGGGCGACCAAGCCCGCTTGCGCGAATCCATTTTGCGTCTGGCGGCTGACCCCGGATTGCGCGCACGGTTCGGTCACGCAGGACGGGCGCTCGTGCGAGAACAATTCTCCACGGTCCGCATGGTCGAGCAAATATTTGCACTCTACCAGCAGTTGCTCAAGCAGACGTCGAACCGATGA